In the Wyeomyia smithii strain HCP4-BCI-WySm-NY-G18 chromosome 2, ASM2978416v1, whole genome shotgun sequence genome, one interval contains:
- the LOC129720788 gene encoding uncharacterized protein K02A2.6-like, translated as MTKHAEEWAKSCPVCAINGKPERPTHMARVFAPHAVWETIALDFNGPYSKFGGISVLVDEDYRSRYVITKPVKSTSFENTRKILEEVFEKEGFPDNIKSDNGPPFNEEDYRQYCLEHGINAIFSTPLYPQQNSLAESCMKLVNKAMTVAATSGSGYGEELDAAIHAYNAAAHFVTGIPPEEVMTGRKIRRGLPLIYRGKAAFDDNARDHKSKIDAKVREDARRGARQCRIKPEDTVVVERQVRSKGEPRFDPRRYTVTEERNGMLVLSDENGQPGRFPVGDTPKIMTSFQNVR; from the coding sequence ATGACGAAACATGCGGAAGAATGGGCGAAGTCATGCCCTGTTTGCGCAATCAACGGTAAACCCGAGAGGCCAACCCACATGGCACGAGTATTCGCTCCACATGCGGTATGGGAGACCATCGCCTTAGATTTTAATGGCCCTTACTCAAAATTCGGTGGAATATCGGTGCTGGTTGATGAGGACTATCGTTCTAGATATGTAATCACCAAGCCAGTGAAGTCCACGAGTTTTGAGAACACTCGAAAGATCTTGGAGGAGGTGTTCGAAAAAGAAGGTTTCCCAGATAACATAAAGTCGGACAACGGTCCCCCCTTCAACGAAGAGGACTATAGGCAATACTGTCTCGAACACGGAATAAACGCCATTTTTTCGACACCCTTATACCCCCAGCAAAACAGTCTGGCTGAGAGCTGCATGAAGCTGGTAAACAAAGCAATGACCGTGGCGGCTACAAGTGGATCAGGCTATGGAGAAGAGTTGGATGCGGCAATTCATGCGTATAACGCTGCAGCACATTTCGTTACAGGTATTCCACCAGAAGAGGTGATGACGGGTAGAAAAATTAGACGGGGTCTCCCTCTGATTTATCGCGGGAAAGCAGCCTTCGATGACAACGCGAGAGATCATAAATCTAAAATAGACGCAAAAGTACGAGAGGACGCACGGCGAGGTGCCCGTCAATGCCGCATTAAGCCAGAGGACACAGTGGTCGTAGAACGACAGGTCCGTTCAAAAGGGGAGCCAAGGTTCGACCCTCGTAGGTATACGGTGACAGAGGAACGGAATGGCATGCTGGTTTTGAGCGACGAAAACGGTCAACCAGGAAGGTTTCCCGTTGGCGACACTCCGAAGATAATGACATCCTTCCAGAATGTTCGGTAG